In a single window of the Nodularia spumigena CCY9414 genome:
- a CDS encoding histidine kinase, with amino-acid sequence MLKHDYMQVSQDQPIYSEAPLQLLLFVDGRPKSRQQVQRIRAYLKELQAEYNFELQIIDVGQQPYLAEHFKLVATPALIKIHPEPRQIIAGSNIIAQLKNWWPRWQAAVDAYLKLQEDLQERIDDNSRMSSPKSTIRSVAVSAELIKLSDEVFRLKQEKDKLQEQLQFKDRVIAMLAHDLRNPLTAAAIAIETLQSNYNTDIGAFKRLKPAMAAHLLKQARSQTKTIDRMIADLLQVGQGDDTELPIIPQKMEIGNLCLDVLSELRDRYIAKSQQIETDIPQDLPKVYADPERVRQVLINLLDNAIKYTPEGGKISIAGLHRTTQKIQFSIGDTGPGIPIENRDRIFENHYRLKRDQAIDGYGIGLSLCQRIIQSHYGQIWVDSAPNGGAWFHFTLPVYPS; translated from the coding sequence GTGCTGAAACACGATTACATGCAAGTTTCCCAGGATCAGCCTATCTATTCTGAGGCTCCACTCCAGCTGTTGCTCTTTGTCGATGGACGACCAAAGTCCCGACAACAAGTGCAACGTATCCGTGCTTACTTAAAAGAATTACAGGCTGAGTATAACTTTGAACTTCAAATTATCGATGTGGGGCAACAACCCTATTTAGCAGAACATTTTAAATTAGTTGCCACACCAGCTTTAATTAAGATTCACCCAGAACCCCGACAGATTATTGCTGGAAGTAATATTATCGCCCAATTGAAGAACTGGTGGCCTCGCTGGCAAGCAGCTGTAGACGCTTATTTAAAATTGCAAGAAGATTTACAAGAACGAATAGATGACAATAGTCGGATGTCATCGCCCAAATCAACGATTCGTTCTGTGGCTGTTTCTGCGGAATTGATCAAACTTTCAGACGAAGTTTTTCGCTTAAAACAGGAAAAAGACAAACTTCAGGAGCAGTTACAATTTAAAGACAGGGTAATCGCCATGCTGGCACACGATCTGCGTAATCCCCTCACAGCTGCGGCGATCGCCATTGAAACTCTACAATCTAATTACAACACAGATATTGGTGCATTTAAACGGCTGAAACCAGCTATGGCAGCACATTTATTAAAACAAGCCCGCAGTCAAACCAAGACAATTGACAGGATGATCGCTGATCTGTTGCAGGTAGGTCAAGGCGATGATACAGAGCTACCCATAATACCACAAAAGATGGAAATTGGCAACCTCTGCTTGGATGTATTGTCAGAATTGCGCGATCGCTACATTGCCAAATCCCAACAAATAGAAACGGATATTCCCCAAGATCTACCCAAGGTATATGCCGATCCAGAACGTGTGCGCCAAGTGCTAATCAATTTGTTGGATAATGCCATCAAATACACGCCAGAAGGGGGCAAAATTAGCATTGCCGGATTACATCGTACAACCCAAAAAATTCAATTTAGTATTGGAGACACAGGGCCGGGAATTCCCATCGAAAACCGCGATCGCATCTTTGAAAACCACTACAGACTAAAACGCGATCAAGCTATAGATGGTTACGGTATTGGTCTAAGTTTATGCCAACGCATCATTCAATCACATTACGGGCAAATTTGGGTAGATTCTGCCCCCAATGGTGGCGCATGGTTCCACTTTACATTGCCAGTATATCCATCATGA
- a CDS encoding chlororespiratory reduction protein 7, with amino-acid sequence MPDSLMYQQDNFVVLETNQPEEFLTVNELLDKLKLVLQKMSNQELPTDLQRFDSVDAQAQYLINTSCELDVGPGKYLQWYAIRLEK; translated from the coding sequence ATGCCAGACTCACTCATGTATCAGCAGGATAATTTTGTGGTTCTAGAAACAAACCAACCAGAAGAATTTCTCACCGTCAATGAATTATTAGATAAGCTCAAGCTTGTGCTACAAAAAATGAGTAATCAGGAATTACCCACAGACTTACAAAGATTTGATTCTGTAGATGCTCAAGCCCAGTATTTAATTAACACAAGTTGTGAATTAGATGTTGGTCCGGGAAAATATTTGCAGTGGTACGCAATACGATTAGAAAAGTAG
- a CDS encoding DUF2854 domain-containing protein, with product MLRKISLGTIGLTIGGILITVGFAAYAADNATLNLVGFFYGFPLFLGGLALKANEILPIPFSQETTPSVLLLREQQATVTQNKIRKDITRYCYGQEAHLDEALSYLGLSPTDEDRPVVTGLRETEIDGAYALILEFDSPFISFDGWQEKQEKMMRYFGPGVDIKITEVGEDMIELTIVTQPTI from the coding sequence ATGTTACGTAAAATTTCTTTGGGGACTATCGGTTTAACCATCGGCGGTATATTAATCACTGTTGGTTTCGCTGCCTACGCTGCCGATAATGCCACACTTAATCTTGTAGGGTTTTTTTATGGGTTTCCTCTGTTCCTGGGAGGACTGGCACTCAAAGCCAATGAAATTCTGCCCATACCCTTTAGCCAAGAGACAACGCCATCAGTATTACTCTTACGGGAGCAGCAAGCAACTGTCACTCAAAATAAAATTCGCAAGGACATCACCCGATACTGCTATGGTCAAGAAGCTCATTTAGATGAAGCTCTGTCTTACCTTGGTTTGAGTCCCACAGATGAAGACCGCCCAGTGGTAACAGGTTTACGAGAAACGGAAATTGATGGGGCTTATGCCTTAATTTTAGAATTTGATTCGCCGTTCATTTCATTTGATGGTTGGCAGGAAAAACAGGAGAAAATGATGCGGTATTTTGGCCCTGGAGTAGATATTAAAATTACAGAAGTTGGAGAAGATATGATTGAATTAACAATTGTTACGCAACCAACAATATAG
- a CDS encoding response regulator, with the protein MLMFSCDSKTLRVLVVDDHELTRLTLKLAFSSQENLHVVGLACNGQEAIEMLKSCQPDVIVLDLQMPVMDGWSASSHIKAISPKTQILAYSSVEDASFLGAKSAPNFDKICQKDIPTTELIALVRQLGER; encoded by the coding sequence ATGTTAATGTTTTCTTGTGATTCTAAAACATTGCGTGTTCTAGTCGTTGATGATCACGAACTTACACGTTTAACTCTAAAACTAGCTTTTTCCAGTCAAGAAAATCTCCACGTAGTGGGGTTAGCCTGCAATGGTCAAGAAGCTATAGAAATGCTTAAAAGTTGCCAACCTGATGTAATTGTTTTAGATTTACAAATGCCCGTTATGGATGGTTGGAGTGCTTCTAGTCATATCAAAGCCATATCTCCCAAGACTCAGATTCTAGCTTATTCCTCAGTGGAAGATGCCAGTTTTTTGGGCGCTAAGTCAGCACCTAATTTTGATAAGATTTGTCAGAAAGATATTCCTACAACTGAACTCATTGCTTTGGTCAGACAGTTAGGAGAACGATGA
- the ppk1 gene encoding polyphosphate kinase 1 codes for MAKSKKNTNPIDLNDPQYYINRELSWLEFNSRVLHEACDPRSLLLERLKFLAIFSANLDEFFMVRIAALKQQIEAKVAQLTPDGRTPQQQLDDIRSTLSPLFTKQHEQFEAVLQPLLANHRIHILDYINLNQKQRTYLDNYFEEQIFPVLTPLAVDPSHPFPFISNLSLNLAVVVKNPDTEQEFFARVKVPNVLPRFLPIPPELGISETGQTAHWTGVPLEQAIAHNLEFLFPGMNIQEYHPFRITRDADLALEEDEADDLLLAIEQELRKRRMGGTPVRLEIKSQTPDPIRSRLLQDLDLTENDVYEVDGLLGLRDLMYFMALPLPELKEPPRQSVVPSRLQRLREPSLTPDALELEEGQDFFSVIREKDLLVHHPYQSFSSTVVRFITHAAHDPNVLAIKMTLYRTSGDSPIVKALIAAAENGKQVSVLVELKARFDEENNIYWARSLERVGVHVVYGLVGLKTHCKTVMVVRREKDRMRRYVHIGTGNYNPKTARLYTDLGLFSCREELGADITDLFNFLTGYSRQKTYRQVLVAPVNMRDRFLALIHREMENVKNGFSGRIVAKMNSLVDPQTIATLYEASRAGVQIDLIIRGICCLRPGLKDISENIRVISIIGRFLEHSRIYYFHNNEQEEIYIGSADWMRRNLDRRVEVITPIKDPDIAKDLQEILGIMLADNRQAWELQSDGSYIQRHPGDTSCGDVDCPETNSQKILINMALRSTGIASNLIDAKKSYYYTDK; via the coding sequence ATGGCGAAATCAAAAAAGAACACGAATCCCATTGATTTGAACGATCCGCAATATTACATTAACCGCGAGTTAAGCTGGTTAGAATTTAATAGTCGCGTACTCCACGAAGCCTGTGACCCCCGGTCACTGCTTTTAGAACGCTTAAAATTTTTAGCAATCTTTAGCGCCAATTTAGATGAGTTCTTCATGGTGCGAATTGCCGCTTTAAAGCAACAAATAGAAGCCAAAGTTGCCCAGTTAACTCCTGATGGTCGCACACCCCAACAACAGCTAGACGATATTAGATCAACCCTCAGTCCCCTGTTCACAAAACAGCACGAACAATTTGAAGCAGTTCTGCAACCTCTGCTAGCCAATCATCGTATTCATATACTGGACTACATTAATTTAAATCAAAAACAACGGACTTATTTAGATAATTACTTTGAAGAACAAATTTTTCCAGTTCTGACTCCTTTAGCTGTTGACCCTAGCCATCCTTTCCCTTTTATTTCTAATCTCAGCTTAAATTTGGCAGTTGTGGTCAAAAATCCCGACACCGAACAAGAATTTTTTGCGCGGGTGAAAGTCCCTAATGTGCTACCGCGATTTTTGCCTATACCACCAGAGTTAGGAATTTCTGAAACTGGACAAACTGCTCACTGGACTGGTGTACCCTTAGAACAGGCGATCGCTCATAACCTGGAGTTTCTATTTCCAGGCATGAATATCCAAGAATATCATCCCTTCCGCATTACTCGTGATGCTGATTTGGCTTTAGAAGAAGATGAAGCAGATGATTTGCTATTAGCTATTGAACAAGAACTACGCAAACGGCGCATGGGTGGGACTCCCGTCAGACTAGAAATTAAATCCCAGACCCCTGACCCCATACGTTCTCGGTTGTTGCAAGATTTGGACTTAACCGAAAATGATGTCTACGAAGTTGACGGTCTTTTAGGACTCAGGGATTTAATGTATTTTATGGCTTTGCCATTACCCGAACTCAAAGAACCACCACGTCAGTCTGTAGTCCCTTCACGTCTGCAAAGGTTGAGAGAACCAAGTTTAACTCCAGATGCTTTGGAATTAGAAGAAGGTCAAGACTTTTTCTCCGTGATTCGAGAAAAGGATTTGCTGGTACACCATCCCTATCAATCCTTTTCCTCTACAGTGGTGCGCTTCATCACTCATGCAGCCCATGACCCCAATGTGCTGGCGATCAAAATGACCCTTTACCGCACTTCTGGCGACTCACCCATAGTCAAAGCTTTAATTGCAGCTGCGGAAAATGGCAAGCAAGTATCTGTATTAGTGGAATTAAAAGCGCGGTTTGATGAAGAAAATAATATTTACTGGGCGAGGAGTTTAGAAAGAGTTGGTGTTCATGTTGTCTATGGTTTAGTAGGGCTGAAAACCCATTGCAAAACCGTCATGGTTGTACGAAGAGAAAAAGACCGCATGCGCCGCTATGTGCATATAGGTACTGGCAATTATAACCCGAAAACAGCACGGTTGTATACAGATTTGGGATTATTTAGCTGTCGGGAAGAATTGGGTGCTGATATTACAGATTTATTTAACTTTTTAACAGGCTATTCTCGGCAAAAAACTTATCGACAAGTGCTAGTTGCTCCTGTGAATATGCGCGATCGCTTTTTGGCATTAATTCATCGTGAAATGGAAAATGTCAAAAATGGCTTTTCCGGGCGCATTGTTGCCAAAATGAATTCCCTTGTAGACCCCCAAACTATCGCCACTTTATACGAAGCTTCTCGCGCCGGAGTGCAAATTGATCTGATTATTCGGGGTATTTGTTGCTTACGTCCAGGACTCAAAGACATCAGTGAAAACATTCGCGTTATCAGCATTATTGGCCGCTTCTTAGAACATTCTCGCATCTACTACTTCCATAATAATGAACAAGAGGAAATTTATATTGGCAGTGCTGATTGGATGCGTCGCAATTTAGATCGCCGAGTGGAAGTCATTACCCCTATCAAAGACCCAGATATTGCTAAAGATTTGCAAGAAATTTTGGGAATTATGTTAGCAGATAATCGTCAAGCCTGGGAATTACAATCTGATGGTAGTTATATCCAACGCCACCCCGGTGATACCTCTTGTGGCGACGTAGATTGTCCCGAAACTAATTCCCAAAAAATTCTCATAAATATGGCATTACGTTCAACTGGTATAGCCTCTAACCTGATTGATGCCAAAAAAAGTTACTACTATACAGACAAATAG
- a CDS encoding type II toxin-antitoxin system HicA family toxin, translated as MKLPRDLSGEDLAKALVRFEYVVDRQTGSHIRLTTQLNGEHHITVPAHDPLKLGTLSAILRDIADHFDLNREELLKQLFS; from the coding sequence TTGAAATTACCGCGCGATTTGTCGGGTGAAGATTTGGCGAAAGCATTAGTTCGCTTTGAGTATGTGGTGGATAGGCAAACTGGAAGTCATATTCGTTTAACGACTCAGCTAAATGGGGAACATCATATCACAGTTCCCGCCCATGACCCTCTCAAGCTTGGTACGTTGAGTGCTATATTGCGGGATATTGCTGACCATTTTGATTTAAATCGAGAGGAATTGCTCAAACAACTGTTTTCATAA
- a CDS encoding sensor histidine kinase, with protein sequence MFQATRRRLAIWYTAVTAVLLLLFASGVYLYVRSTLIERVDDTLNHVVEIVERSLVITPINGDIEQLGVNVEASFRDNTSTVEDDHIDLEWFSPNGKLLWSTLSEPLNIPIHGNRLGETVRVLKQEPDDSPLPTPHSPLLLRQVTQRVEVGRQVLGYLRVSHPWFEVTKPSRQLIIDLALGTWFMVLSVAGSGWFLSGKAMEPVGESYQRLKQFTADASHELRSPITLIQTNVQVALADLELSDAQSTTFVNYRQQLKVVERLTQRLGKLVNDLLFLARQDSGISKDVFSSCPLDALLIEVVEEQQLLAKEKKITLTLDLVDPPTSETNPELLDNWFTLQGKWDQLVRLLTNLISNALQYTPADGQVYVQLARLEGSNRGSKIRYSTALLQIKVSDTGIGIPTEALPRLFNRFYRVDPARTHQTAKTNIESSTGSGLGLAIAAAIVQHHQGQLQVESNIGKGTTFTVTLPITLEY encoded by the coding sequence ATGTTTCAAGCTACTCGCCGCCGCCTTGCTATCTGGTACACTGCCGTAACTGCGGTATTACTTTTACTATTTGCCAGTGGTGTATATTTATATGTCCGCAGTACATTAATTGAGCGCGTTGATGATACCCTGAATCACGTAGTGGAAATTGTGGAGCGATCGCTTGTAATTACCCCAATCAATGGGGATATAGAACAATTAGGCGTGAACGTAGAAGCCAGTTTTCGCGACAATACCAGCACCGTAGAAGATGACCACATTGACCTAGAATGGTTTAGCCCCAATGGCAAATTACTTTGGTCTACCCTATCGGAACCCCTCAATATTCCCATTCATGGTAACCGTCTCGGTGAAACCGTCCGCGTATTAAAACAAGAACCGGACGACTCCCCACTCCCCACTCCCCACTCCCCACTCTTACTCAGACAAGTTACCCAGCGTGTAGAAGTGGGACGGCAAGTATTAGGATATCTGCGTGTTAGTCATCCTTGGTTTGAAGTAACTAAACCTAGTCGCCAATTGATCATTGATTTGGCGTTAGGTACTTGGTTTATGGTGCTGTCTGTCGCCGGAAGCGGCTGGTTTCTTTCCGGTAAAGCGATGGAACCGGTGGGTGAATCTTACCAACGTCTGAAACAATTTACTGCTGACGCTTCTCACGAACTCCGAAGTCCCATTACTTTGATTCAAACTAATGTGCAAGTGGCGCTGGCTGATTTAGAATTATCAGATGCACAATCTACTACTTTTGTCAACTATCGTCAGCAGTTAAAAGTGGTCGAACGGTTAACGCAGCGCTTGGGTAAGCTAGTCAATGATTTATTGTTTTTAGCCAGACAAGATAGTGGTATCAGCAAAGATGTGTTTTCCTCTTGTCCTCTCGACGCTTTGCTGATCGAAGTAGTTGAAGAACAACAACTATTAGCCAAGGAAAAAAAAATTACTTTAACTCTGGACTTGGTTGATCCTCCCACCTCGGAAACTAACCCGGAATTACTAGACAATTGGTTTACACTTCAGGGTAAATGGGATCAATTGGTACGGCTATTGACAAATTTAATTAGTAATGCTTTACAATACACCCCAGCCGATGGACAGGTGTATGTACAATTAGCGCGTCTAGAGGGAAGCAATCGCGGTTCTAAAATTCGTTACAGCACAGCTTTATTACAAATTAAAGTCAGCGATACCGGAATTGGTATTCCCACCGAAGCTTTACCACGCTTATTTAACCGTTTTTATCGGGTAGATCCAGCACGTACCCATCAGACAGCAAAGACAAATATAGAAAGTTCTACAGGTTCAGGTTTAGGACTGGCGATCGCTGCGGCAATTGTCCAACATCATCAAGGTCAACTGCAAGTCGAAAGCAATATTGGCAAAGGTACAACTTTTACTGTCACTTTACCAATCACTCTGGAGTATTAA